A genomic segment from Yimella sp. cx-51 encodes:
- a CDS encoding DUF2017 family protein, whose protein sequence is MAEAFRRRGDLIVGVLDETERSVMVELLRQTRELVEPDETETTGDPFTDLMATLGDSYDPAEVADRDPVVRRLLPDGHRDDPEAAAEFRAATERNLREQKTRKLTAAIEVLEGPVARRDRLELTDEQAITVMMALADVRLAMGERLELRTDEDSERLHRDLEDLEVLDEDADPHRITLSLYYDFLTWVQESIALALMPR, encoded by the coding sequence ATGGCCGAAGCTTTTCGACGCAGGGGCGATTTGATCGTCGGCGTGCTCGACGAGACCGAGCGGTCCGTCATGGTCGAACTGCTGCGTCAGACCCGTGAGTTGGTCGAGCCCGACGAGACCGAGACCACCGGTGACCCGTTCACCGACCTGATGGCCACGCTGGGCGACAGCTACGACCCCGCTGAGGTGGCCGACCGAGACCCTGTCGTGCGTCGCCTGCTGCCGGATGGCCACCGCGACGACCCCGAAGCTGCCGCGGAGTTCCGGGCGGCCACCGAGCGAAACCTGCGTGAGCAGAAGACTCGCAAGCTCACCGCAGCCATCGAGGTGTTGGAGGGCCCGGTCGCGCGGCGAGACCGTCTCGAACTCACCGACGAGCAGGCCATCACCGTGATGATGGCGCTGGCCGACGTGCGCCTCGCCATGGGGGAGCGGCTCGAACTACGCACCGATGAAGACAGTGAGCGTCTGCACCGAGATCTGGAAGATCTCGAGGTCCTCGATGAGGACGCCGACCCGCACCGCATCACGCTCAGCCTGTATTACGACTTCCTCACCTGGGTGCAGGAGTCGATCGCACTGGCCCTCATGCCGCGCTGA
- the gltX gene encoding glutamate--tRNA ligase: MSSKPHTGPVRLRVAPSPTGDPHVGTAYMAMFDLAYVRQQGGQFVLRIEDTDRARFREDSEQQLYDTLHWLDLNWDEGPDIGGPYASYRQSERLDTYAPYVQQLLDDGKAYHCWCSSERLAEMRERQQKLKQPTGYDRLCYGKTEDERKELPGFTDKPVVRMLVPDDVELTFVDLILGRTNAPKPDDQVIQKADGFPTYHLAVVVDDHLMKITHVVRGQEWISSTPKHLLLYKWLGWEAPAFAHMPLLRDEKKAKISKRKNPWARLTWFKEQGYLPEALVNFLALQGHPPVIEEDGTEREIFTFDEFVERFDWSKINPAGAMFNLDKLNWLNGHYIRELEVGDFASRLLPFLHADGVLPAHPSLPELGRLQNVAELVQTRITLLSEATPLVKPFFVADDDLEISEDARKDLKDNAKDVLAAAIEALEPISGSLGTPLGEGIEWIAERIEKELRAAIVDGLGVKPRLAFGPLRTAVSGQKISPPLFESMEILGKHSTMQRLQALHDEL, from the coding sequence ATGAGCAGCAAGCCCCACACCGGTCCTGTCCGCCTGCGCGTCGCGCCCTCACCCACGGGTGATCCGCACGTCGGCACCGCCTACATGGCGATGTTCGACCTCGCCTACGTCCGTCAGCAGGGTGGCCAGTTCGTCCTGCGGATCGAGGACACCGACCGCGCCCGCTTCCGGGAGGACAGCGAGCAGCAGTTGTACGACACGCTGCACTGGCTCGACCTCAACTGGGACGAGGGTCCTGACATCGGTGGCCCCTACGCCTCCTACCGGCAGTCCGAGAGGCTCGACACCTACGCGCCGTACGTGCAGCAGTTGCTCGACGACGGCAAGGCGTACCACTGCTGGTGCTCCTCCGAGCGCCTGGCAGAGATGCGCGAACGCCAGCAGAAGCTGAAGCAGCCCACGGGTTATGACCGTCTCTGCTACGGCAAGACCGAGGACGAGCGCAAAGAGCTCCCCGGTTTCACCGACAAGCCCGTGGTGCGCATGCTCGTCCCGGACGACGTCGAACTCACCTTCGTCGACCTCATCCTGGGCCGCACGAACGCGCCGAAGCCGGACGATCAGGTGATCCAGAAGGCCGACGGTTTCCCGACCTATCACCTGGCCGTCGTGGTCGACGACCACCTGATGAAGATCACCCACGTGGTGCGTGGTCAGGAATGGATCTCCAGCACCCCCAAGCACCTGCTGCTCTACAAATGGCTGGGCTGGGAAGCGCCCGCCTTCGCGCACATGCCACTGCTGCGCGACGAGAAGAAGGCGAAGATCTCCAAGCGCAAGAACCCCTGGGCACGCCTGACGTGGTTCAAGGAGCAGGGCTATCTGCCGGAGGCACTGGTGAATTTCCTTGCGCTGCAAGGACACCCGCCGGTGATTGAGGAAGACGGCACCGAGCGTGAGATCTTCACCTTCGACGAATTCGTCGAGCGCTTCGACTGGAGCAAGATCAACCCGGCCGGGGCGATGTTCAACCTCGACAAGTTGAACTGGCTCAACGGGCACTACATCCGCGAGCTCGAGGTGGGCGATTTCGCGTCGCGCCTGCTGCCTTTCCTGCACGCCGACGGGGTGCTGCCCGCGCACCCGTCCCTACCCGAACTCGGCCGCCTGCAAAATGTCGCCGAGCTGGTGCAGACCCGCATCACCCTCCTGTCGGAGGCGACGCCTCTGGTGAAGCCCTTCTTCGTCGCCGACGACGACCTGGAGATCTCCGAGGACGCCCGCAAGGATCTCAAGGACAACGCCAAGGACGTACTCGCCGCGGCGATCGAGGCGCTGGAGCCGATCAGCGGATCACTGGGCACCCCGCTCGGGGAGGGCATCGAATGGATCGCCGAGCGCATCGAGAAGGAGCTGCGTGCGGCGATCGTCGACGGTCTCGGCGTCAAGCCGCGGTTGGCCTTCGGTCCGTTGCGCACCGCCGTCTCCGGTCAGAAGATCTCCCCGCCATTGTTCGAGTCGATGGAGATCCTGGGCAAGCACTCCACGATGCAGCGCCTGCAGGCCCTGCACGACGAGCTCTGA
- a CDS encoding CdaR family transcriptional regulator produces the protein MARTARPPGLATRWSHSADRAKELRSTTSASPGWSWPQPDISHFVQGVLGPLAEYDSARGTDLINTLQEYYTAGQSPRRAATALHVHVNTVAQRLDRIGQLLGPEWQQPGRSLDIQLALRLRTLLPG, from the coding sequence TTGGCGCGCACCGCGAGGCCACCCGGGCTTGCCACGCGCTGGTCGCACTCGGCAGACAGGGCCAAGGAGCTGCGGTCGACGACCTCGGCTTCGCCGGGCTGGTCGTGGCCGCAGCCGGACATCTCCCATTTCGTCCAGGGTGTGCTCGGCCCGCTGGCCGAGTACGACAGTGCGCGCGGCACCGACCTGATCAACACCTTGCAGGAGTACTACACCGCCGGGCAGAGCCCTCGGCGAGCGGCCACCGCGCTGCACGTGCATGTCAACACGGTGGCCCAACGCCTCGACCGGATCGGTCAGCTCCTCGGCCCGGAATGGCAGCAGCCGGGTCGCAGTCTCGACATCCAGTTGGCGCTGCGCCTGCGAACCCTGCTGCCCGGCTGA
- a CDS encoding histone deacetylase gives MHTAVDDELVWYAAYGSNISPQRFGYYLSGGRPPSAARSVPGARDGTAPREMRAMELPGSVFFGWESPTWGGGVAFYDPDVVGRALATAYLITHEQFSDLVAQEMHREIGAELDLARLRRHRTIELGSGRYDRLLVVEEIDETPVVTFTCPAAHHPSLRAPSSAYLETIAKGLRDTHHLADDVIADYLGALRPFRDVAPLS, from the coding sequence GTGCACACAGCAGTCGACGACGAACTGGTCTGGTACGCCGCCTACGGCTCGAACATCTCACCGCAGCGCTTCGGCTATTACCTCAGTGGCGGCCGTCCGCCGAGCGCGGCTCGGTCGGTGCCGGGCGCGCGTGATGGTACGGCGCCGCGCGAGATGCGTGCGATGGAACTGCCCGGCTCGGTCTTCTTCGGCTGGGAATCACCGACCTGGGGTGGGGGAGTGGCCTTCTACGACCCGGACGTCGTAGGGCGTGCCCTCGCCACGGCCTATCTCATCACCCACGAACAGTTCAGCGATCTGGTCGCGCAGGAAATGCATCGGGAGATCGGTGCCGAACTCGACCTGGCTCGGCTGCGTCGTCACCGGACGATCGAGCTCGGCTCCGGTAGGTACGACCGCTTGTTGGTGGTCGAGGAGATCGACGAGACGCCGGTGGTGACGTTCACCTGCCCGGCGGCCCATCATCCGAGTCTGCGTGCGCCGTCGAGCGCCTACCTGGAGACGATCGCGAAAGGCCTGCGCGACACCCACCACCTCGCGGACGACGTGATCGCCGACTACCTCGGTGCGCTTCGTCCGTTCCGTGATGTGGCCCCGCTCAGCTGA
- a CDS encoding IclR family transcriptional regulator, whose protein sequence is MDNSSGVGVLDKAAVVLAALEAGPSTLAQLVAHTGLARPTAHRLAVALEHHRLVARDLQGRFILGPRLNELASAAGEDRLLAAAGPVLGALRDHTHESAQLFRRQGDQRICVAAADRPVGLRDSIPVGATLSMQAGSAAQVLLAWEEPDRLHRGLQGAKFSATMLSGVRRRGWAQSVGEREQGVASVSAPVRSPSGRVIAAVSISGPIERVSRQPGRLHAATVVAGANKLTEILARTHAAQARPRSNSDVS, encoded by the coding sequence ATGGACAACTCTAGTGGGGTAGGCGTCCTCGACAAGGCCGCCGTCGTACTTGCAGCTCTCGAGGCCGGGCCGTCCACGCTCGCGCAACTCGTGGCACACACCGGTCTGGCCCGCCCGACCGCTCACCGCTTGGCCGTTGCGCTCGAGCATCACCGACTGGTGGCGCGTGACCTGCAGGGCAGGTTCATCCTCGGCCCCCGGCTCAACGAACTCGCCTCCGCCGCCGGCGAAGACCGGTTGCTGGCCGCAGCAGGCCCGGTGCTCGGTGCCCTGCGCGATCACACCCACGAGAGCGCACAACTCTTCCGCCGTCAGGGTGACCAGCGAATCTGTGTCGCCGCCGCCGATCGCCCGGTCGGTCTGCGCGACTCGATCCCGGTGGGCGCCACCTTGTCGATGCAGGCCGGCTCGGCCGCCCAGGTGCTCCTCGCCTGGGAGGAGCCCGACCGCCTGCACCGCGGTCTGCAGGGCGCGAAGTTCTCCGCCACCATGCTCTCCGGCGTGCGACGTCGTGGCTGGGCACAGAGCGTGGGCGAACGCGAGCAGGGCGTAGCTTCTGTGTCGGCTCCTGTGCGCAGCCCCTCCGGGCGCGTCATCGCGGCGGTGTCGATCTCGGGTCCGATCGAGCGCGTCTCCCGTCAGCCCGGACGCCTCCACGCCGCGACCGTCGTGGCGGGCGCCAACAAGCTGACCGAGATCCTGGCGCGAACCCACGCGGCGCAGGCACGTCCGCGTTCCAACTCAGACGTCAGCTGA
- the leuC gene encoding 3-isopropylmalate dehydratase large subunit: MGRTLAEKVWEQHVVRRAEGEPDLLFIDLHLLHEVTSPQAFDGLRLAGRPVRRPDLSLATEDHNVPTTPGPITDLVSRTQVETLRANCAEFGVKLFPMGDAEQGIVHIIGPQLGLTQPGMTIVCGDSHTSTHGAFGALAFGIGTSEVEHVLATQTLPLKPFKTMAINVEGELAEGVTAKDVILAVIAKIGTGGGQGYVLEYRGSAIRALSMEARMTMCNMSIEAGARAGMIAPDDITFEYLRGREHAPQGDDWDAAVADWRELATDEDAEFDVVVDLDAGELSPFVTWGTNPGQGLPLSAQVPVPEEIGDDTQRFAAERAIEYMGLTPGMPLKQISVDTVFLGSCTNGRIEDLRAAADVIKGRKVAGGVRMLVVPGSAKVRLQAESEGLDKVFEAAGAEWRLAGCSMCLGMNPDQLAPGERSASTSNRNFEGRQGKGGRTHLVSPLVAAATAVRGTLSSPSDLDGQEEH, encoded by the coding sequence ATGGGACGCACGCTTGCGGAAAAGGTGTGGGAGCAGCACGTCGTGCGACGTGCCGAGGGAGAGCCGGATCTTCTCTTCATCGACCTCCACCTCCTGCACGAGGTCACCAGTCCCCAGGCGTTCGACGGGCTGCGCCTTGCCGGTCGCCCGGTGCGTCGGCCCGATCTGTCACTGGCCACCGAGGATCACAACGTCCCGACCACGCCGGGGCCGATCACCGATCTGGTGAGCCGCACGCAGGTGGAGACGCTGCGCGCCAACTGCGCGGAGTTCGGGGTGAAGCTGTTCCCGATGGGTGATGCCGAGCAGGGCATCGTGCACATCATCGGCCCGCAGCTGGGTCTCACCCAGCCGGGCATGACGATCGTCTGCGGCGACAGCCACACCTCCACGCACGGTGCGTTCGGTGCACTCGCTTTCGGTATCGGCACCAGCGAGGTCGAGCATGTGCTCGCCACGCAGACGTTGCCACTGAAGCCTTTCAAGACGATGGCCATCAACGTCGAGGGTGAGCTCGCCGAGGGTGTGACGGCCAAGGACGTCATCCTGGCGGTCATCGCCAAGATCGGCACCGGCGGCGGCCAGGGATACGTGCTGGAGTACCGCGGCTCGGCGATCCGCGCGCTGTCCATGGAAGCGCGCATGACGATGTGCAACATGTCGATCGAGGCCGGTGCGCGCGCGGGCATGATCGCCCCGGACGACATCACCTTCGAGTACCTGCGTGGTCGTGAGCACGCTCCGCAGGGCGATGACTGGGACGCCGCCGTCGCTGACTGGCGAGAGCTGGCAACCGATGAGGACGCGGAGTTCGATGTGGTGGTCGACCTCGATGCAGGTGAACTCTCGCCGTTCGTCACGTGGGGCACCAACCCGGGCCAGGGTCTACCGTTGTCGGCGCAGGTGCCAGTGCCCGAGGAGATCGGCGACGACACGCAGCGCTTCGCAGCCGAGCGCGCGATCGAGTACATGGGCCTGACCCCGGGTATGCCGCTGAAGCAGATCTCGGTCGACACCGTCTTCCTCGGTTCGTGCACCAATGGGCGCATCGAAGACCTCCGCGCCGCCGCCGACGTGATCAAGGGTCGCAAGGTGGCAGGTGGCGTCCGGATGCTGGTGGTGCCCGGGTCGGCCAAGGTGCGCCTTCAGGCCGAGAGCGAGGGCCTGGACAAAGTGTTCGAGGCCGCCGGTGCCGAGTGGCGCCTCGCCGGCTGCTCCATGTGCCTCGGGATGAACCCCGACCAACTGGCACCCGGCGAACGCAGCGCATCGACGTCCAACCGAAACTTCGAAGGCCGTCAGGGCAAGGGTGGCCGCACCCACCTGGTCAGCCCGCTCGTCGCGGCTGCCACCGCCGTCCGCGGCACTTTGTCGAGTCCGTCCGACCTGGATGGCCAGGAGGAGCACTGA
- the leuD gene encoding 3-isopropylmalate dehydratase small subunit has product MEKFTTHTGVGVPLRRSNVDTDQIIPAVYLKRVTRTGFEDGLFAAWRGDDTFVLNNASFAQGSVLVAGPDFGTGSSREHAVWALMDYGFRVVLSSRFADIFRGNSGKAGLLTAQLTQDDIELLWKLLENEPGMQVTVDLVERTVVAGEHVFAFEVDDYTRWRLLEGLDDISLTLRHADDITQFEESRPSWKPSVEVGG; this is encoded by the coding sequence ATGGAGAAGTTCACCACCCACACCGGTGTCGGAGTGCCGCTGCGGCGCAGCAACGTCGACACCGACCAGATCATTCCGGCCGTCTACCTCAAGCGGGTCACCCGCACCGGCTTCGAGGACGGCCTGTTCGCCGCGTGGCGCGGCGACGACACCTTCGTCCTGAACAACGCCTCGTTCGCGCAGGGTTCGGTGCTGGTCGCCGGGCCCGATTTCGGCACCGGGTCTTCCCGTGAGCACGCGGTCTGGGCGCTCATGGACTACGGCTTCCGGGTCGTGCTCAGTTCGCGATTCGCCGACATCTTCCGGGGCAACTCCGGCAAGGCCGGGCTGCTCACCGCTCAGCTCACGCAGGACGACATCGAGCTGCTGTGGAAGCTGCTGGAGAACGAGCCGGGCATGCAGGTCACGGTCGATCTGGTCGAGCGCACTGTCGTCGCAGGCGAACACGTCTTTGCCTTCGAGGTGGACGATTACACCCGCTGGCGTCTGCTCGAAGGTCTGGACGACATCAGCCTGACCCTGCGACACGCTGATGACATCACGCAGTTCGAAGAAAGCCGCCCGTCGTGGAAACCTTCCGTAGAGGTGGGCGGCTGA
- a CDS encoding HU family DNA-binding protein translates to MNKAELIAAIETRLGGKKAATDAVDAVLDVIIREVAKGNKVGITGFGTFEKVTRAARTGRNPRTGATVPIKKTAVPKFKAGTGFKAVVAKPSSLPKTGNAAGRASAGTAGTAAKKTAAKKTTAKAAAKKTSAKKAAPAKKATAKSSAAKKSTK, encoded by the coding sequence GTGAACAAGGCAGAGCTGATCGCCGCGATTGAAACTCGTCTGGGCGGCAAGAAGGCTGCGACCGATGCCGTCGACGCGGTGCTCGACGTGATCATTCGGGAAGTGGCCAAGGGCAACAAGGTCGGAATCACCGGCTTCGGCACCTTCGAGAAGGTCACCCGCGCGGCTCGCACGGGGCGCAACCCGCGCACCGGCGCCACCGTGCCGATCAAGAAGACCGCCGTCCCGAAGTTCAAGGCCGGCACCGGCTTCAAGGCCGTGGTCGCCAAGCCGAGCAGCCTGCCCAAGACCGGCAACGCTGCCGGACGCGCGAGCGCGGGTACGGCTGGCACCGCGGCGAAGAAGACGGCGGCGAAGAAGACGACCGCCAAGGCAGCTGCGAAGAAGACCTCGGCCAAGAAGGCCGCGCCGGCCAAGAAGGCAACAGCCAAGTCGAGCGCTGCGAAGAAGTCGACCAAGTAG
- a CDS encoding cold-shock protein translates to MQGTVHTFDAATGSGTVLTDNGREITFGSAAFAASGLIHVRPGQRISLEMGATGITRIWIDGIGQGQRIR, encoded by the coding sequence GTGCAAGGCACTGTCCACACCTTCGACGCGGCGACCGGCTCCGGCACCGTCCTGACCGACAACGGCCGCGAAATCACGTTCGGCTCGGCGGCTTTCGCGGCCTCCGGGTTGATCCACGTGCGCCCCGGACAACGCATCAGCCTGGAGATGGGCGCGACCGGCATCACGCGGATCTGGATCGACGGCATCGGCCAGGGCCAGCGCATCCGCTGA
- the cofC gene encoding 2-phospho-L-lactate guanylyltransferase, producing MTALLTSAWHLVMPVKNTAHGKSRLAPPTGVDRQALALAMALDTLDAVLQVVPSAQVVVVTDDPAVEATAQALKVHTVGDPGRGLNPAIEAGLAKVRELAPGTAAAVLLGDLPSLDGAALYEGLRACASTEASVVPDDSGEGTVLLAHHDVAALVPRFGAGSASRHGRNATVLALDLPRLRTDVDDTDALDRARQLGLGPRTSGLLSITETV from the coding sequence GTGACTGCACTGCTGACGTCCGCCTGGCATCTGGTGATGCCGGTCAAGAACACCGCACACGGGAAGTCACGGTTGGCTCCTCCGACGGGCGTCGATCGCCAGGCCCTCGCCCTGGCGATGGCCCTCGACACCCTGGACGCCGTACTCCAGGTCGTTCCCTCCGCCCAGGTCGTCGTCGTCACCGACGACCCAGCCGTCGAGGCAACCGCCCAGGCACTGAAGGTGCACACCGTGGGAGATCCTGGTCGCGGACTCAACCCCGCCATCGAGGCCGGCCTGGCAAAGGTGCGCGAGCTGGCTCCTGGCACCGCTGCCGCGGTGCTGCTGGGCGACCTCCCCAGCCTCGACGGCGCGGCCCTGTACGAGGGATTGCGCGCATGCGCATCAACCGAGGCCAGTGTCGTGCCAGACGACTCCGGCGAAGGAACGGTGCTGCTGGCCCACCACGACGTCGCAGCCCTTGTGCCCCGTTTCGGCGCAGGTTCGGCGTCACGGCACGGCCGCAACGCCACCGTACTCGCGCTCGACCTGCCCCGACTGCGCACCGACGTCGACGACACCGACGCCCTTGATCGAGCACGGCAGCTGGGGTTGGGTCCGCGCACCTCCGGTCTGCTCTCGATCACCGAAACCGTCTGA
- a CDS encoding 1-acyl-sn-glycerol-3-phosphate acyltransferase: MAHPTLNDQVTPMYQNIIRGAWPVFLRTWKHDWRGGEHIPAAGGFVAAANHISHLDGFTLAQFLVAHGRAPRYMAKSSLFGVPLVKDVMTGTGQIPVVRGSTQAVHAYDAAVGAVEQGHCVCVLPEGTLSRNKQLWPMRGKTGAARIALTTGCPLIPIAMWGAHEVLYPYRGVTPKLLPRKTIKVYAGPPVALDDLRGRPVDAGVLREATQRLMSDITAQLERARGQSAPPNTARGPKDHDTLSADQTAQDEGDQR; the protein is encoded by the coding sequence GTGGCCCACCCCACCCTGAACGACCAAGTGACCCCGATGTACCAGAACATCATCCGCGGTGCCTGGCCGGTCTTCCTGCGAACGTGGAAACACGACTGGCGCGGCGGTGAGCACATCCCGGCAGCCGGCGGTTTCGTGGCCGCGGCCAACCACATCTCCCATCTCGACGGATTCACCCTCGCTCAGTTCCTCGTCGCTCACGGTCGGGCGCCGCGCTACATGGCGAAGTCGTCGCTCTTCGGCGTTCCGTTGGTCAAGGACGTCATGACCGGCACCGGTCAGATCCCGGTGGTGCGCGGATCCACCCAGGCGGTGCACGCCTACGACGCCGCCGTGGGTGCCGTGGAGCAGGGACACTGCGTCTGCGTGCTGCCTGAAGGCACCCTCTCCCGTAACAAACAACTGTGGCCGATGAGGGGCAAGACCGGCGCGGCCCGCATCGCGCTGACCACCGGCTGCCCGCTGATCCCGATCGCGATGTGGGGAGCCCATGAGGTGCTGTATCCCTACCGCGGTGTCACCCCGAAACTGCTTCCCCGCAAGACCATCAAGGTCTACGCGGGCCCTCCGGTCGCACTCGACGACTTGCGCGGTCGTCCCGTCGACGCCGGTGTCCTGCGTGAAGCGACGCAGCGCCTCATGAGCGACATCACCGCGCAGTTGGAACGAGCTCGCGGGCAGAGCGCGCCGCCGAATACCGCACGCGGGCCGAAGGATCACGACACACTGTCAGCAGATCAGACGGCTCAGGACGAGGGAGATCAACGATGA
- a CDS encoding NAD(P)H-dependent glycerol-3-phosphate dehydrogenase: MTRVAVLGSGSWGTAFANVMADAGQEVTLWARRPELAEAINSTRRNVDYLPDLELSDNITASSDVAAATDGAEIVVLAVPSQSLRDNLGQWGEHLGDESAVVSLMKGVELGTTKRMSEVIADAGGVDPSRVVVVSGPNLAKEIAGRQPAAAVVASSSPRMRARVAEACATAYFRPYLGGDVVGTEIAGATKNVIALACGMASGMGMGDNTLASLITRGLAETARLGTALGADPQTFLGLAGVGDLVATCASPLSRNRTFGYALGQGKSLEETIAATKQVAEGVKSCKSLLELARSVEVEVPIVENVEAVVYEGRSTRDVVAALMSRARKLETN; the protein is encoded by the coding sequence ATGACTCGGGTGGCAGTGCTCGGTAGCGGCAGCTGGGGAACCGCTTTCGCCAATGTGATGGCGGACGCGGGGCAGGAAGTCACTCTGTGGGCCAGGCGTCCCGAATTAGCGGAGGCCATCAACAGCACCCGCCGGAACGTCGACTACCTGCCTGATCTCGAACTGTCCGACAACATCACGGCCAGCAGCGATGTCGCTGCGGCCACCGACGGCGCTGAGATCGTGGTGCTCGCGGTGCCCTCGCAGAGTCTGCGCGACAACCTCGGGCAATGGGGCGAGCACCTCGGCGACGAGTCCGCGGTCGTCTCGCTGATGAAAGGCGTCGAGCTCGGTACCACCAAGCGCATGAGCGAGGTGATCGCCGATGCCGGCGGTGTCGATCCCTCCCGGGTCGTCGTGGTGTCGGGCCCCAACCTCGCCAAGGAGATCGCCGGTCGGCAGCCTGCCGCAGCCGTCGTTGCCTCCTCGAGCCCTCGCATGCGTGCGCGAGTGGCCGAGGCCTGTGCAACGGCCTACTTCCGGCCCTATCTCGGCGGCGACGTGGTGGGCACCGAGATCGCCGGGGCGACCAAGAACGTCATCGCGCTCGCCTGTGGAATGGCCTCGGGTATGGGCATGGGCGACAACACTCTCGCCAGTTTGATCACCCGCGGGCTCGCCGAAACCGCACGCCTGGGCACGGCGTTGGGCGCCGACCCGCAGACCTTCCTCGGCCTCGCCGGGGTCGGCGACCTCGTCGCCACGTGCGCCTCGCCGCTGTCGCGCAATCGCACGTTCGGTTACGCGCTTGGTCAGGGCAAGTCGCTGGAGGAGACCATCGCCGCCACCAAGCAGGTGGCCGAAGGCGTGAAGTCGTGCAAGTCGTTGCTCGAACTGGCCCGCTCGGTCGAGGTCGAGGTGCCGATCGTCGAGAACGTCGAGGCGGTTGTCTACGAGGGCCGGAGCACCCGTGACGTGGTGGCTGCGCTGATGTCCCGGGCTAGGAAGCTCGAGACGAACTGA
- a CDS encoding PLP-dependent aspartate aminotransferase family protein produces MNHDPLSSATRIVAAGRPSRVPGAAVGPSVEFTSTFVTGGDNAYARFDNPTWRAFEEAIGALEHGSALAFASGMGAIRAAIELVPLGGAVLVPQHSYNGTTALLDKLAEAGRLRVTRADVSDTPAYIDALDHTDLAWVESPTNPMLEVADLPTLFKAARESRVLTVCDNTFATPLLQQPLTLGADVVVHSATKYLSGHSDLIMGVTVTADPQIQQRLHSERTLSGAIAGPMEAWLALRGMRTLHVRFERACANAAELAARLADHPQVEAVRYPGSGAMLAIDVRGGVGAAEAVEQAVQLWLPATSLGGVESMLERRRRHTSEPMTVPENLLRLSVGIEDVEDLWRDLDAALSSSRAS; encoded by the coding sequence ATGAACCACGACCCTCTTTCGTCCGCGACCCGCATCGTCGCCGCCGGGCGCCCGTCCCGCGTCCCTGGAGCTGCCGTCGGCCCGTCGGTGGAGTTCACCTCGACCTTCGTGACCGGGGGTGACAACGCCTACGCCCGGTTCGACAACCCCACCTGGCGGGCTTTCGAGGAGGCGATCGGTGCACTCGAGCACGGCTCGGCACTCGCCTTCGCCAGCGGGATGGGAGCGATCCGCGCTGCAATCGAACTGGTGCCCCTCGGCGGAGCAGTGCTCGTGCCCCAGCACAGTTACAACGGCACGACGGCGCTGCTCGACAAACTCGCCGAGGCCGGACGGCTGAGGGTCACGCGCGCGGACGTCTCCGACACCCCGGCCTACATCGACGCACTCGACCACACCGATCTCGCGTGGGTGGAATCACCCACCAACCCCATGCTCGAAGTCGCCGATCTGCCGACCTTGTTCAAGGCAGCACGCGAGTCACGGGTGTTGACGGTGTGCGACAACACCTTCGCCACCCCGCTGCTGCAACAGCCGTTGACGCTGGGTGCAGACGTGGTCGTGCACTCCGCGACGAAGTACCTCTCGGGCCATTCCGACCTCATCATGGGAGTCACGGTCACCGCTGATCCGCAGATCCAGCAGCGACTGCACTCCGAGCGCACCCTGAGCGGAGCGATCGCGGGACCCATGGAGGCCTGGCTGGCACTTCGCGGGATGCGCACTCTGCACGTGCGCTTCGAGCGCGCCTGCGCCAACGCGGCCGAACTCGCGGCCCGACTGGCCGATCACCCCCAGGTCGAGGCGGTTCGCTACCCGGGCTCCGGCGCGATGCTCGCCATCGACGTCCGCGGTGGGGTGGGCGCCGCCGAAGCAGTTGAGCAGGCAGTGCAGTTGTGGCTGCCGGCGACCAGCCTCGGCGGCGTGGAGTCGATGCTCGAACGTCGGCGTCGGCACACGTCCGAGCCGATGACCGTGCCGGAGAACCTGCTCCGGTTGTCCGTCGGTATTGAGGACGTCGAGGATCTCTGGCGCGACCTCGATGCAGCGCTCAGTTCGTCTCGAGCTTCCTAG